The Ficedula albicollis isolate OC2 unplaced genomic scaffold, FicAlb1.5 N00209, whole genome shotgun sequence genome contains a region encoding:
- the LOC101811496 gene encoding sushi, nidogen and EGF-like domain-containing protein 1, which produces MLPSSVFFLLILGSMVDTKTSSEKGSLFYPYGSQQGDETNPKHDDGTSEEITLSVPFTFYGKTYKTAFVNNNGVISFNEPVKQYTPDPFPLADGSPFVAPYWADVDNVLGGDIFYRQTTDPALLEAISQDITQYFPKSPFTATWALVATWDHVAYYGSTSEKGNTFQAVLTTDSKMFYIILNYWDIQWTTGAASDGDAETGLGGTPAHAGFNSGDDTNFYNIPGSQTDAIINITTTSNVKVPGRWVFRVDDFQVTGVDPPQPNNNCWL; this is translated from the exons ATGTTACCCTCtagtgttttcttcctcctgatTTTAG GTTCCATGGTGGACACCAAAACCTCATCTGaaaaag GATCCCTGTTCTATCCCTATGGATCACAGCAGGGGGATGAAACCAACCCCAAACACGATGATGGGACATCCGAGGAAATCACCCTCTCTGTTCCCTTCACCTTCTATGGCAAAACCTACAAAACTGCGTTC GTGAACAACAATGGGGTGATCTCCTTCAATGAGCCCGTCAAGCAGTACACCCCCGACCCCTTCCCTCTGGCAGACGGCAGCCCGTTTGTGGCTCCGTACTGGGCCGATGTGGACAACGTGCTGGGTGGGGACATCTTCTACCGCCAGACCACCGACCCGGCCCTGCTGGAGGCCATCAGCCAGGACATCACACAGTACTTCCCCAAAAGCCCCTTCACGGCCACCTGGGCGTTGGTGGCCACCTGGGACCATGTGGCCTACTATGGCTCCACCTCTGAAAAG GGCAACAccttccaggctgtgctgaccACAGACTCCAAGATGTTCTACATCATCCTCAACTACTGGGACATCCAGTGGACCACAGGGGCAGCAAGTGATGGGGACGCTGAAACGGGACTCGGGGGGACCCCGGCACAT GCAGGATTCAATAGCGGTGATGACACCAACTTCTACAACATTCCTGGATCCCAAACTGATGCCATCATCAACATCACCACCACCTCCAACGTCAAGGTCCCGGGACGCTGGGTCTTTCGGGTAGATGACTTCCAGGTGACAGGTGTGGATCCTCCCCAGCCAAACAACAACTGCTGGTT GTGA